A part of Rhopalosiphum maidis isolate BTI-1 chromosome 3, ASM367621v3, whole genome shotgun sequence genomic DNA contains:
- the LOC113557181 gene encoding protein kinase C-binding protein NELL1-like isoform X4 has protein sequence MLYTCRRVQWRRRPTTVVAAVLLALAVLTPRISTAQKLLQAPMKGGLSPPASTLTQNNINYFAVNEANSPLAILDLLEATMQIYHNYQHHYSGSNKSDTTSFTLGVLLVTVSEDEFSNPYVFPPNRLRPAYSMQGALRQLKVPDIVYKRAIQLLRGADELTIAAVIRQERANTGSIVSFSLDSNRYLELESSGRKDEVRLHYVSQSSRRVHTEVFAYALADGHWHAVAVTLSGTQARLFIDCRLVYTRTLAAGPADTSFLGSPDLYVGQRNRGVHSIFKGILQDVRLIRGADGQRVQCPNLDTSCPTCGQFIAMQKTMENLNKIVHLLSDKLEAAETRIAELETCECRKPCVQYDERSNNTVMKVDGSVWQHECETCTCVRGQVECSPVRCPNVNCKFPIRNSGECCDTCQKSCRTKGNILFEHGETVNLEPCLTCICLNGVVKCDKVDAQTQCPVLECDISEQFSVPDQCCKFCPDVDECSSVGGQNGHHCDVNTTICVNTPGSYSCKCNAGYAHLNRFECVDIDECSSAEPPCHVHAICTNSPGSYSCKCADGYEGDGYTCRPVCQQKCLNGGVCTRPDVCSCPNAFEGPACELDVDECTTGAHGCLGPSSRCVNMAGWYYCACSPGYQNVVMYPNSADIATTATSDLNAMESTWSSSLGTMCQDIDECAINNHTCHSTATCVNTIGSYECKCPTTNTNVGLSSECKSSCLYKDGSNAVTEVNDGAWFIPKECTNCTCSSGRLHCARIECDCTNNDHVQSICCAHCNAQASCVHQELTNVRFRSGQQWIYQCQTCECLMGQVDCWPMQCPPMLPAGAGSCRDSATATFADYNNPVADCCAPRCDSKPTLSDSSAATTMTAITAADPCLHQQQQQLQQLDWHRGGEVNDDDDNENGGEYHYHRDKSNNNSKNNDDNRNNNNNTTPPSAGQPCFYGERAYQSGARWDDPVDMCTTCDCKVPPYCAQSVSNIACCVHRTEYYVVLTTCITAIIVLLPVHQINHQVQTSTIMCLLISLVIFLTKTSVVNLPIRNYGKMLLNGVLGVEDKQKWLTMMTIIIGILSILLLMNIVIITIIALTKKTGGGGKLDDEKEEGLKIRVAVRTKLLVLVVKKILTVIISLSIILTLIVKMKTIILIIITITITIKLL, from the exons ATGCTATATACCTGCAGACGGGTGCAGTGGCGACGGCGGCCTACTACGGTAGTGGCGGCTGTGTTGTTGGCGCTCGCGGTATTAACACCACGGATATCGACAGCACAGAAGCTATTACAAGCACCAATGAAAGGCGGATTATCTCCTCCAG cttCAACACTTAcccaaaataatatcaattatttcgcCGTGAACGAAGCTAATTCGCCGTTGGCCATTTTGGATTTGCTTGAAGCTACTATGCAAATATACCACAATTATCAACATCATTATAGCGGTAGTAATAAAAGTGATACTACTAGTTTTACATTGGGAGTCCTACTTGTGACTGTATCAGAAGATGAATTTTCTAACCCTTATGTTTTCCCTCCTAACCGGTTAAGACCAGCATATAGTATGCAAG gtGCATTGAGACAGTTAAAAGTTCCTGACATTGTTTACAAACGTGCAATTCAATTGTTACGAGGTGCGGACGAATTGACTATAGCGGCAGTAATACGGCAAGAACGTGCAAATACTGGATCTATAGTATCATTTTCTCTCGACTCCAACAG ATACTTGGAATTAGAATCAAGCGGACGTAAAGACGAGGTGAGATTACACTATGTTTCTCAAAGTAGCCGTCGTGTTCATACCGAAGTGTTTGCATATGCCCTGGCTGATGGCCATTGGCATGCTGTGGCCGTAACACTGAGCGGTACTCAAGCACGCCTGTTCATAGATTGCCGGCTCGTATACACGCGTACTTTGGCCGCCGGACCAGCTGACACTAGTTTCCTAGGATCGCCAGATCTGTACGTAGGCCAACGCAACAGAGGAGtacattcaattttcaag GGAATTTTACAAGACGTCCGGTTGATTAGAGGAGCAGATGGACAACGTGTGCAGTGCCCTAATCTGGATACATCATGTCCAACGTGCGGTCAATTCATCGCCATGCAAAAAACAAtggaaaatttgaataaaattgtacatttgttGAGTGACAAA CTTGAAGCGGCCGAAACGAGGATCGCCGAATTGGAAACTTGTGAATGTCGAAAACCATGCGTACAGTACGATGAACGaagtaataatacagtaatgaAAGTCGACGGATCAGTGTGGCAACATGAATGCGAAACGTGTACATGTGTG CGTGGTCAAGTAGAATGTTCACCGGTTAGATGTCCCAATGTTAATTGCAAATTTCCAATACGAAATTCTGGTGAATGTTGCGACACTTGTCAAA aatcatGCCGAACCAAAGGTAATATTCTATTCGAACATGGTGAAACTGTCAATTTGGAACCATGCTTGACCTGCATTTGTCTCAATGGAGTTGTTAAGTGTGACAAAGTAGACGCACAAACTCAATGTCCAGTCTTAGAATGTGATATATCTGAACAATTTTCCGTACCTGATCAATGTTGCAAATTTTGTCCAG atGTGGACGAATGCTCGAGTGTCGGTGGTCAAAACGGACACCATTGCGACGTGAACACGACGATTTGCGTAAACACACCTGGATCGTATTCATGCAAGTGTAACGCCGGATATGCACATCTCAATAGGTTCGAATGTGTGGACATCGATGAGTGCAGCAGTGCAGAACCACCGTGTCACGTACATGCTATTTGTACCAACTCTCCGGGCAGTTACAGCTGCAAGTGCGCGGACGGTTACGAAGGGGATGGATACACTTGCAGAC CTGTGTGCCAGCAAAAGTGCTTAAACGGCGGCGTATGCACACGGCCGGACGTGTGCTCGTGCCCAAACGCGTTTGAAGGGCCTGCTTGCGAGTTGGACGTAGATGAGTGTACCACTGGGGCTCATGGATGTCTAGGCCCTTCATCCCGTTGTGTCAATATGGCTGGGTGGTATTACTGTGCATGTAGCCCGGGCTATCAAAACGTGGTTATGTATCCTAATTCGGCCGACATCGCTACCACGGCTACTAGTGATTTAAACGCCATGGAATCGACCTGGTCGTCTTCGTTAGGCACAATGTGCCAAG aCATCGACGAATGCGCGATTAATAACCATACTTGTCATTCAACGGCTACATGCGTGAATACCATAGGTTCTTATGAATGCAAATGCCCAACAACCAACACCAATGTCGGTTTATCTTCGGAATGTAAATCAA GCTGTTTGTATAAGGACGGCAGTAATGCGGTGACAGAAGTGAATGACGGCGCCTGGTTTATACCAAAAGAATGCACTAACTGCACGTGCTCAAGTGGACGTTTACATTGCGCACGAATTGAGTGCGATTGCACAAATAACGATCATGTACAATCGATTTGTTGCGCCCATTGTAACGCACAAGCGTCATGTGTTCATCAGGAATTGACAAATGTAAGGTTCCGGAGTGGCCAACAATGGATATACCAATGTCAGACGTGCGAGTGTTTA ATGGGACAAGTAGATTGCTGGCCAATGCAGTGTCCACCGATGTTGCCCGCGGGCGCGGGCAGCTGTAGAGACTCCGCGACAGCAACGTTTGCTGATTATAACAACCCAGTAGCCGATTGCTGCGCACCGAGATGCGATTCCAAACCCACTTTGTCGGATTCATCGGCAGCGACGACCATGACTGCAATAACCGCTGCTGATCCATGTCTTcaccagcagcagcaacagctaCAGCAACTAGACTGGCACCGCGGTGGTGAAGTAAACGATGACGACGACAACGAAAACGGCGGCGAATATCACTATCACAGAGATAAGAGCAACAATAACAGCAAAAACAACGACGACAACagaaataacaacaataacactACACCGCCGTCCGCGGGCCAACCGTGTTTTTACGGTGAACGAGCCTATCAGTCTGGAGCCCGTTGGGATGATCCGGTGGATATGTGCACAACGTGCGATTGTAAG GTGCCGCCGTACTGCGCCCAATCGGTGAGCAATATCGCGTGTTGTGTGCATCG gacGGAGTACTATGTTGTTCTTACAACGTGCATCACTGCAATAATAGTGCTCTTGCCAGTGCATCAAATCAATCATCAAGTACAGACGTCAACTATAATGTGTCTACTTATCAGCCTCGTCATATTTCTAACGAAAACATCAGTGGTCAATCTACCGATACGAAATTACGGCAAGATGTTACTAAACGGAGTCTTAGGCGTCGAAGACAAGCAAAAGTGGTTAACAatgatgacaataataatagggaTTCTGTCGATATTACTTCTCatgaatatagtaataataacaataatagcttTAACAAAAAAGACTGGTGGTGGAGGAAAACTAGACGACGAAAAAGAAGAAGGACTCAAGATACGAGTAGCCGTCAGAACCAAATTACTAGTATTAgtagtgaaaaaaattttaacagtaataataagtttatcaataattttgacattaatagtaaaaatgaagacaataatattaataataataacgataaccATCAcgataaaattgttgtaa